A single window of Cryptococcus neoformans var. neoformans JEC21 chromosome 3 sequence DNA harbors:
- a CDS encoding oxidoreductase, putative, whose amino-acid sequence MPSSKPLFNTTRLQGKTAVVTGASGGIGAATAVLFARAGCNVILLARRQDALHKVAQQCKEEGAEGIKVFIKTLDVNDRKAVDDLIPALKKEGFETFDVLVNNAGGAIGKDKVGEISLADIDTMISTNLISVMQITQLFLNEMKKVDTGHIINIGSIAGREPYAGGGVYCAVKHAVRSFTSTLMKEVVATGIRVTEVAPGFVETNFSVTRFRGDEAAAKKIYEGMQPLLAEDIAEEVVWCALRPPHVQIAEMLVFPNAQASAEIIARKISS is encoded by the exons ATGCCCTCCTCAAAGCCGCTGTTCAACACTACACG TCTCCAAGGCAAGACCG CCGTCGTTACTGGCGCTTCGGGCGGTATCGGCGCTGCCACTGCCGTTCTCTTTGCCCGAGCTGGATGTAatgtcatcctcctcgctcGTCGCCAAGATGCCCTCCACAAAGTTGCCCAGCAAtgcaaggaagaaggcgctGAAGGCATCAAGGTGTTTATCAAGACGCTCGATGTGAATGATAGGAAGGCCGTGGACGATCTGATCCCTGCGCTTAAGAAGGAGGGCTTTGAGACTTTTGATGT TTTGGTCAACAATGCGGGTGGTGCTATTGGCAAGGATAAAGTTGGAG AAATCT CACTTGCGGATATTGACACCATGATCTCCACCAACC TCATCTCCGTCATGCAAATCACCCAGCTCTTCTTGAacgagatgaagaaggtcgaCACTGGC cacatcatcaacattgGCTCTATTGCTGGCCGAGAGCCATATGCCGGG GGCGGTGTCTACTGCGCTGTCAAACACGCCGTTAGATCCTTCACCAGCACCCTCATGAAAGAAGTCGTCGCTACCGGTATTCGAGTGACAGAGGTCGCGCCCGGATTTGTTGAGACCAATTTTTCGGTCACAAGATTTAGGGGGGACGAGGCTGCTGCCAAGAAGATTTATGAGGGGATGCAACCTT TGCTGGCTGAGGATATCGCCGAAGAAGTCGTCTGGTGTGCCCTTCGGCCTCCTCATGTACAGATCGCCGAAATGC TGGTTTTCCCTAATGCCCAGGCTAGTGCGGAGATTATTGCCAGAAAGATATCATCATAG